The genomic segment CATGGTTCGGCGTCTCAAGCGCTACCACCCACCGGGAACCTCGCCCGGAACCCTTCCGGAAACCGGCGTTCGCGCCAGTTTCGAGCTGTTCACCTACGGCTCCAAAGGCGTAAGCAAGACGTCAGCCCCTTCGGTGGCGGCGGCCCTTGCCCTCCCCCGGGAACGGGGGTGGCTGCGGATCACCGGCCTCGACAACCGCGCGGTGGCCGAGCTGGGCAAAAGGCTCGGGGTCCACCCCCTGGTGCTGGAGGACATCCTCAACCCCGGCCAGCGACCAAAAGCCGAAACCCACGCTTCTTACCTCTTTTTCGTGGTGGATGTGCCAGCGCTCACCGAAGTTGGCCTGGAAGAGGTGCAGGTGAGCCTTTTGGTGTTTTCCGACCTGGTGGTGAGCGTGGAGGAAAAGCCCAACCCCTTCTTTGCCACCGTGGAAAAGCGGCTGGCTTTAGGCTCCGGCCGGCTTTTCCAGTTTGGCAGCGACTACCTCGCCTACGCCCTGGTGGACGCCGCGGTGGACCACTTCTTCCCGGTTTTGGAAAAGCTAGGGGAGCGGCTGGAGGGCATGGAGGAGGTTTTGCTGCAGCAACACGACCAAATCCTGCCGCAACTCCATCAGCTCCGCCGCGACCTCTTGCGGCTGCGCCGTTCCCTCTGGCCGCTGCGCGAGGCAGTGGGGGCGCTTTTGCGGGAGGAAAGTCCGCTTTTAAGCCCTGAGGTGCGGGTTTTCGTGCGGGACGTGCAGGATCACGTCCTCTACCTTCTGGACATTTTGGAAAGCTACCGGGAAACCGCGGCGAGCCTCCTGGAGCTTTACCTTTCCACCGTGGCCCAGCGCACCAACGAGGTGATGAAGGTCTTAACCGTCATTGGCACGATCTTCCTGCCCCTCACCTTCATCGTTGGGGTTTACGGCATGAACTTCCAGCACATGCCGGAGCTGGCCTGGCCCTGGGCTTACCCCGCCCTCTGGGCGATCATGGTGGTGCTGGCCCTGGGGATGCTGCGCGCCTTTCGCCGCCGCGGCTGGCTGTAGTTACTTCACGTTTCCCGCCGGCAGCTCCAACCCGTAGCCCCGGCGCCGGTCCTCGGCTTTCAAAGCCAGCGCAAAGCCCACCGCTTACCCAGCGAAAGACAGCAAAAAACGGCAGCTGGTCTTTCGCGTCCCCAAGGGTTCGCACGCCGGGAAACAAGGGCCCTCAACCATTTCCTGCAACCATGATGTGGGGTTTAGGAGCCCTGCTTTGTGGTGACCCACAGCGCTCGCGCAGCCTCGGCAGCACGTTGGCCACGCAGTTGTTCGCCTGGACGAAGCGGCGAGCTGCACACAACCCTGTCGACAAAACTCATGCGAACTCCCAGCGCGCGCATTCTGCGCCAGAGGTGAGCGTCTCCCCCTATGCCCTCGCGCCAGGCCTCCTTGTCGTACCGTAAGAACCGAAGATAGGCACGATACACAACAGCAGAATGCATGACACGGCCTGGTTCGGGAGGCCACCCCCCAATACGTATGACCTCCTCTGGCGAGCGGTGGAACCAGCCCGCTCCATACACAAACTCTGCGCCGGTGGCAAGGGCATGCCCTACCAAGACCTCCAGGTGATCAGGTTCCACCACATCATCATCGTCAACAAAGGAGATCCACTCGCCACGCACTAGCTTGAGAGCGTAATTGGCAGCATCGGTTCCCGCCACCATCCACCGGTGAAGCGGATCTTCAGGGTATTCGCCCCGCCGGGGGAGGTTGACCCAGCGCACCCTGGGGTCACCAAGTGCACGCAATCGTTGTTCCGTGTCGTCGGTGCAACCATCACCGACAACGATAACCTCGAGGTTGCGCCACCTTTGACCGAGAACGCTTGGCAAGGTCCGCGTAGTGAGGAGTTCCCCGCGATTAAAGGTGGGAATCGTAACGCTAACCAGGGGTTGCATCCCTGGTTCTGACCGTAACTTCACTATCGCTCGGAGCAAAGCGAGACGACAAAGATTAACAAGCTTAGGTCCGTCCATAGAAGCGAAGGATGGTTTCGCACACCCTATCAGCCTCCCGCTCGGACATCTCGTTAAAAATGGGAAGGCACAAGACCCGTGCCGATAAAGCCTCGGTATCGGCAAGGTCGTCATTTCCAGAGCCGAAACGCCGGTAGGCCGGCATGGTATGTAGGGGAACAAAGTACTTTTTCGTCTGGACTCCGGCACGGGCGAGGCAACTGGCTAGTTCATCGCGCCCATCCGCACAGACAATAGCAAAGTCCTTAAAGGTCGATCGGCAATGCGGCAGGAGCTTCTGGAAACTGACTTCAGGACACGTTGCGAGCTGTCCCCGGTAATACGCAGCCAGGCGATTCCTGGCCAAGATCACCTCTTCTGCCTGGCCGAGGAGCAACCAACCAAGCGCAGCGTGGAGCTCTGAAAGCTTCGCGTTGAGCCCCACCACATCGGAAATGTAGTCGTAGCGGAAACCATACGCCCGCAACTTCAAAATGCGGTCGATAAGACGGCCATCAGCGGCTGCAATTAATCCCCCTTCGGCAGCGGTGATTGGTTTGGTTCCAGAAAAGCTAAACACCTGAAGTGCACCGAGGGATGGATGCCCTATTCGTTTACCCCGATATTCAGCACCAAAGGCATGCGCCGCATCGAAGACCACTGGCACGCCGGCTGTTTTGGCCAGCTCCATGATCGCATCAATATCCGCGGGACTTCCAAAAACATGGGTAACCACGATGGCCGCAGCCCCTTCTTCCAAGCGTCGGCGAACATCATTGGGGTCGGCATTGAATGTCTCTGGATCTGCATCCACAAAGACCGGCCGAAGCCCGTTCCAGATTATCGAGTTAATTGTCGAGTTGAACGTGAAAGACGGTACTAAACAAGGCGCGCCCTTCGGAAGCTCGAGAGCCGCGAGAGAGATCACAAGACCGAGGTCACAGTTGGCAACCGCTGCCACGTGCGGGTTGCCGACGAAATCCGCAGCACGCTGCTCGAACTGGCAGGCATATCGGCCAAAATTAGAAAGCATGCGAGTTTCCCAGAGCTCACGCAACACATTCACAAACTCATCCAGCGGCGGGAGCGAAGGGCGAGCGATCGGAAGGTGCATTGCAGCGCCTCTTAGGCCTCCTCCAGCCCTAAGCGGCGTTGCTTAGGTATGTAGCGGCCCTGGCTATCGTAACACGCCTTCCTGAGCTCAGCCTCCAAGAACTTGATGCGATCGCTTCTCCGCGGGCGGAGCGGCCGCGCCGGAACGCGGGCGTACACCATCCACGGCTCCACGTCATGGTTTACCAACGAGTTAGCCCCAATCGCACACCCCTCCCCCAGCGTGACCCCAGGTAAAATGACCGAGTTTGCCCCGACTACAGCATGCCGCCCGATGTGTACAAAAGACCGAACCACAGCCCGGAATGGCGAAGGAATCGTGGGGCCGGTGAGCCCTTCCCCACTAAAATCGTCCGTGCCGGTATAGATACGACAACCACTGGACACACCAGCAAAGTCCTCAATTACCAGGCGCCCACCGCCTAGAAACGAAGAAAACGAGGCCAAATGGACAAAACTGCCAATCACGGTTTCTTGCCCCGCCATAAGGAACACGAAATCGTCGATGATCACGGAGTCTCCAACTATGATCCGTTCCGGGTTGATTATGCGGGCGAACGGAAAAATCGTTACGTCCTCGCCCGACTGCTTGAACGGCAACCGTCCTCTAACCCGCTTACTCATCTCCTCGCCCTGTGCTGGGTCGTCATCCCCTTCATGAGCGGTGAAAGGTGATACCGCCCTAGCCGTTAGGCTCCGCCACCTAACATTCAGCGTACCACAGTGATCGCTCCTGAGGGAAGTCTGCCCCATTTCCCTAAATTCCGCGATTAGTGCGGGAGTTGGTTTGGAAGAGTAGTTTTTGGGGATGAGGGTTAAGGTGCTGGAGTTGTTCACGCCTGTGGTTTTTTGGTTTGTGGTTGCTGGGGTGTGTTCGGCACAGGGAAAAACACAATGTGCACCGTTTTTCCTTTCTGTGGTCTTGGTAGCAGCTGGGTCTGCGGCGAAGCCTCTTTTTCTAAGCCAGCCGGCAGCCAACAGACCGAGCGAAAGCGTCAGTGCTGAAAACCTCTTTTAAAACCTTACAAAGCCCTAAACCAACATCCGGTCAGCGCGCCACGGTCGCAGCCACCGCGTACAGCCGGTACCGCAGGGTACCGGCCCGAGCATGGGAATACTGGAACACAACTCATACCTCACGAAAGCTTGCAATGCCCGCAGGTCATTTGCCTGTGGCGAGCCCGCACGTGACCTCTTTGATGCGGTTGCTAACGCACCTACTTTGGCCCTAAGAACCCTCTCAGTTTTCTCCCACAAGGCACCTTCGCCAGGGCCAGCAACACCCGCCCACGTGCGTGCGGAATAAACCGCGAAGGCTGCAGCCCCTCCCAATGGGCGTGATTGTCCCTCCGGTTTTGCCCAGCCTGGAGGGAAGGAACGTCTCTCCTCTCATACTTTCACCTGGTGAGTTAAAAAACTTTACCCCAACAAGTGGAGTCATCCCATA from the Thermoanaerobaculum aquaticum genome contains:
- the corA gene encoding magnesium/cobalt transporter CorA — protein: MVRRLKRYHPPGTSPGTLPETGVRASFELFTYGSKGVSKTSAPSVAAALALPRERGWLRITGLDNRAVAELGKRLGVHPLVLEDILNPGQRPKAETHASYLFFVVDVPALTEVGLEEVQVSLLVFSDLVVSVEEKPNPFFATVEKRLALGSGRLFQFGSDYLAYALVDAAVDHFFPVLEKLGERLEGMEEVLLQQHDQILPQLHQLRRDLLRLRRSLWPLREAVGALLREESPLLSPEVRVFVRDVQDHVLYLLDILESYRETAASLLELYLSTVAQRTNEVMKVLTVIGTIFLPLTFIVGVYGMNFQHMPELAWPWAYPALWAIMVVLALGMLRAFRRRGWL
- a CDS encoding glycosyltransferase family 2 protein; protein product: MDGPKLVNLCRLALLRAIVKLRSEPGMQPLVSVTIPTFNRGELLTTRTLPSVLGQRWRNLEVIVVGDGCTDDTEQRLRALGDPRVRWVNLPRRGEYPEDPLHRWMVAGTDAANYALKLVRGEWISFVDDDDVVEPDHLEVLVGHALATGAEFVYGAGWFHRSPEEVIRIGGWPPEPGRVMHSAVVYRAYLRFLRYDKEAWREGIGGDAHLWRRMRALGVRMSFVDRVVCSSPLRPGEQLRGQRAAEAARALWVTTKQGS
- a CDS encoding DegT/DnrJ/EryC1/StrS family aminotransferase — its product is MHLPIARPSLPPLDEFVNVLRELWETRMLSNFGRYACQFEQRAADFVGNPHVAAVANCDLGLVISLAALELPKGAPCLVPSFTFNSTINSIIWNGLRPVFVDADPETFNADPNDVRRRLEEGAAAIVVTHVFGSPADIDAIMELAKTAGVPVVFDAAHAFGAEYRGKRIGHPSLGALQVFSFSGTKPITAAEGGLIAAADGRLIDRILKLRAYGFRYDYISDVVGLNAKLSELHAALGWLLLGQAEEVILARNRLAAYYRGQLATCPEVSFQKLLPHCRSTFKDFAIVCADGRDELASCLARAGVQTKKYFVPLHTMPAYRRFGSGNDDLADTEALSARVLCLPIFNEMSEREADRVCETILRFYGRT
- a CDS encoding acyltransferase, yielding MIIDDFVFLMAGQETVIGSFVHLASFSSFLGGGRLVIEDFAGVSSGCRIYTGTDDFSGEGLTGPTIPSPFRAVVRSFVHIGRHAVVGANSVILPGVTLGEGCAIGANSLVNHDVEPWMVYARVPARPLRPRRSDRIKFLEAELRKACYDSQGRYIPKQRRLGLEEA